In Acidovorax sp. GBBC 1281, a single window of DNA contains:
- a CDS encoding sigma-54-dependent transcriptional regulator yields the protein MTASPSLGHILLVDDEPAYQRLGSSFLRELGHRVTVAGSGEEAAWAFGQDRAHVVLLDLAMPPSMDPEAGLELIGQFAGSVVVVLSGHGDRELALRAAEKGAWDFLTKPIDPDMLRFVVSRAMHKSRLDEELRELRAREGSEDLGIVGQSPAAQQLRAMVRRVAGTSVSVMVLGPTGTGKELVARALHQCSARRQGPFAIIHCGALSSELLESELFGHLKGSFTGAHRDQPGLVETAHGGTLFLDEVGEMPPAMQVKLLRFLQEGTFLPVGGREMKKADVRVVSATHRDLEGMIQDGGFREDLFYRLKGVVMRIPPLAERGMDVPLLAAHFLRRVAPQALFAPDAQAWLATQPWPGNVRQLRALVESAGALIAPGHLRIDLDLLRFASGDLAHLPDAGPADAAAAAPVGALDAAIFELETRMVGEAMEATQGNQSEAARRLGISRAGLIKKLTRLGLR from the coding sequence ATGACCGCTTCTCCCTCCCTGGGCCACATCCTGCTGGTGGACGACGAGCCCGCCTACCAGCGGCTGGGCAGCTCCTTCCTGCGTGAACTGGGCCACCGGGTCACCGTGGCCGGCAGCGGCGAAGAGGCCGCCTGGGCCTTCGGACAGGACCGCGCCCACGTGGTGCTGCTCGACCTCGCCATGCCGCCCAGCATGGACCCCGAAGCGGGCCTGGAGCTGATCGGGCAGTTCGCGGGCTCGGTCGTGGTGGTCCTGAGCGGCCACGGCGACCGGGAACTCGCCCTGCGCGCCGCCGAAAAGGGCGCGTGGGACTTCCTCACCAAGCCCATCGACCCGGACATGCTGCGCTTCGTCGTCTCGCGCGCCATGCACAAATCCCGCCTGGACGAAGAGCTGCGGGAGCTGCGCGCACGCGAGGGCAGCGAAGACCTGGGCATCGTCGGCCAGTCGCCTGCCGCGCAGCAGCTGCGCGCCATGGTGCGCCGCGTGGCCGGCACCTCGGTGAGCGTGATGGTGCTCGGGCCCACCGGCACGGGCAAGGAGCTGGTGGCCCGCGCCCTGCACCAGTGCAGCGCGCGCCGGCAGGGCCCTTTCGCGATCATCCATTGCGGCGCCCTGTCCAGCGAGCTGCTGGAGAGCGAGCTTTTCGGCCACCTGAAAGGCAGCTTCACCGGCGCCCACCGCGACCAGCCGGGCCTGGTGGAAACCGCGCACGGCGGCACGCTCTTCCTGGACGAAGTGGGCGAGATGCCGCCCGCCATGCAGGTCAAGCTGCTGCGCTTCCTGCAAGAGGGCACCTTCCTGCCCGTGGGCGGGCGCGAGATGAAGAAGGCCGACGTGCGCGTGGTGTCGGCGACGCACCGCGACCTGGAGGGCATGATCCAGGACGGCGGCTTTCGCGAGGACCTCTTTTACCGCCTCAAGGGCGTGGTGATGCGCATCCCACCGCTGGCCGAGCGGGGCATGGACGTGCCGCTGCTGGCCGCGCACTTTCTGCGCCGCGTGGCGCCGCAGGCCCTTTTCGCGCCTGACGCCCAGGCCTGGCTCGCCACGCAGCCCTGGCCGGGCAACGTGCGCCAGCTCCGGGCCCTGGTGGAGTCGGCCGGCGCGCTCATCGCCCCGGGCCACCTGCGCATCGACCTCGACCTGTTGCGGTTCGCCAGCGGCGACCTGGCGCACCTGCCGGATGCGGGCCCTGCCGATGCGGCAGCGGCCGCCCCCGTCGGCGCGCTGGATGCGGCCATCTTCGAGCTGGAAACCCGCATGGTGGGGGAAGCGATGGAGGCCACCCAGGGCAACCAGTCGGAGGCCGCGCGCCGCCTGGGCATCTCGCGCGCCGGGCTGATCAAGAAGCTCACCCGGCTGGGCCTGCGCTAG
- a CDS encoding sensor histidine kinase has product MAIHIALALAFVQTLALSGVLWLWAQHVAGARLLIVFLLGVGLWIVGNELPNWAGIGTAPFAMALLATVPITSAAFLHFCAIFTGQRLRPWALRLAYGAACGATALSWWVPPGAFEHFPPFTGVQWVVVPNAAGWTTSLVWATCASAGLLVLAKAFWQTRVATERRQIAAVALSCGWGLMCISGYAFAALRIPQYPWQVLAFPAYPLILVYGILRYRVFMANAWARRALAWAIVLFLGLLAVPLTLLLPVESRWLTSAVVAATCLAWSGPVRRLAERLVYPGGTPTAHDLDTWRGALSTAQSLGELSSIAASLLSQRMGVAVRVVTGPSLAPDPHTPTVHCRKDGAQWQARLHGFEQAPPGQRHLAELFGTVLVQAAGQVENAAAAEQRERERQLQARLAELGSLAATVAHDLRNPLNVIAMATAFSPAEVRKDVQEQIARISRLAEDLLDYAKPWQIEPRAIDLSQQVHQAIRHAPSVELGPGLDGPCPVHADPARLDQVLANLLTNAQAAAGQRRVHVDAESGDDGLRLHVCDDGPGIPAELRERLFQPFASRSPGGTGLGLAIVARIMAAHGGTATLTERPPWRTCFTLTFPPHRP; this is encoded by the coding sequence ATGGCCATTCACATCGCGCTCGCCCTGGCATTCGTTCAGACCCTGGCCCTGTCCGGCGTGCTGTGGCTGTGGGCCCAGCACGTGGCGGGCGCCCGGCTGCTGATCGTCTTCCTGCTCGGCGTGGGGCTGTGGATCGTGGGCAACGAGCTGCCCAACTGGGCCGGCATCGGCACCGCGCCCTTCGCCATGGCCCTGCTGGCGACGGTGCCCATCACGTCCGCGGCGTTCTTGCACTTCTGCGCCATCTTCACGGGCCAGCGGCTGCGGCCCTGGGCCTTGCGGCTGGCCTACGGCGCGGCGTGCGGCGCGACCGCGCTGTCCTGGTGGGTGCCGCCGGGCGCGTTCGAGCACTTTCCGCCATTCACCGGCGTGCAGTGGGTGGTGGTGCCCAATGCGGCGGGATGGACCACCAGCCTGGTCTGGGCCACCTGCGCGAGCGCGGGCCTGCTGGTGCTGGCCAAGGCCTTCTGGCAGACGCGGGTGGCCACCGAACGCCGGCAGATCGCGGCCGTGGCCCTCTCGTGCGGCTGGGGGCTGATGTGCATCTCGGGCTACGCGTTCGCGGCCCTGCGCATTCCCCAGTACCCCTGGCAGGTGCTGGCTTTCCCCGCGTACCCGCTGATCCTGGTCTACGGCATCCTGCGCTACCGGGTCTTCATGGCCAACGCCTGGGCGCGGCGGGCCCTGGCCTGGGCGATCGTGCTGTTCCTGGGCCTGCTGGCCGTGCCGCTGACCCTGCTGCTGCCGGTGGAGTCGCGCTGGCTCACCTCCGCCGTGGTGGCCGCCACCTGCCTGGCCTGGAGCGGGCCGGTGCGCCGGCTGGCCGAGCGCCTGGTCTACCCCGGCGGCACCCCCACGGCGCACGACCTGGACACCTGGCGCGGCGCGCTGTCCACGGCCCAATCGCTCGGCGAACTCTCGTCCATCGCCGCCTCGCTGCTGTCCCAGCGCATGGGCGTGGCCGTGCGGGTGGTCACGGGCCCCTCGCTCGCCCCCGATCCGCACACCCCCACGGTGCACTGCCGCAAGGACGGCGCCCAGTGGCAGGCCCGGCTGCACGGGTTCGAGCAGGCGCCGCCCGGGCAGCGGCATCTGGCGGAGCTGTTCGGCACCGTCCTCGTGCAGGCCGCGGGCCAGGTGGAAAACGCCGCGGCCGCAGAGCAGCGCGAGCGCGAGCGGCAGCTGCAGGCCCGCCTGGCCGAACTGGGCTCGCTCGCGGCCACCGTCGCGCACGACCTGCGCAACCCGCTGAACGTGATCGCCATGGCCACGGCCTTTTCCCCGGCCGAGGTCCGCAAGGACGTGCAGGAGCAGATCGCCCGCATCTCGCGCCTGGCGGAGGACCTGCTGGACTACGCCAAGCCCTGGCAGATCGAGCCGCGGGCCATCGACCTGTCGCAGCAGGTGCACCAGGCGATCCGCCACGCCCCATCCGTGGAACTGGGGCCTGGGCTGGACGGGCCCTGCCCCGTGCACGCCGACCCCGCGCGGCTGGACCAGGTGCTGGCCAACCTCCTCACCAACGCCCAGGCCGCCGCAGGCCAGCGGCGGGTGCACGTGGATGCCGAGTCGGGCGATGACGGCCTGCGGCTGCATGTCTGCGACGACGGGCCCGGCATTCCCGCCGAGCTGCGCGAGCGGCTGTTCCAGCCCTTCGCCTCGCGCAGCCCGGGCGGCACCGGGCTGGGCCTGGCCATCGTCGCGCGCATCATGGCCGCGCACGGCGGCACGGCCACCCTGACCGAGCGCCCACCCTGGCGCACCTGCTTCACCCTGACCTTTCCTCCCCACCGACCATGA
- a CDS encoding DUF4166 domain-containing protein produces MKTATPLLLPRDADARAPAEVPAPLDLAALLGATQWHRLSPAIRRRFAAGHAPVRYSGALDVRRSRMGRCFAWASRLLGEPLLDADETGVPAEVRVHCDARGGVVWERHLRLPGRRDAAVVRSTKLRGPDGGLQERTSGGLSMALDVVVEDGALVFYSRRYFLALGAFCVPIPDWLTPGRCRVEHRDEGPGKFRFTLDMAHPLWGCTFFQTGVFTDPEE; encoded by the coding sequence ATGAAGACCGCCACACCCCTCCTTCTGCCCCGCGATGCCGATGCCCGTGCCCCTGCCGAGGTGCCGGCGCCCCTGGACTTGGCCGCACTGCTGGGCGCGACCCAATGGCACCGGCTTTCGCCGGCGATCCGCCGCCGTTTCGCGGCAGGCCATGCGCCGGTGCGCTACAGCGGCGCGCTGGACGTCCGGCGCTCCCGCATGGGCCGGTGCTTTGCCTGGGCCTCGCGCCTGCTGGGCGAGCCGCTGCTGGATGCCGACGAGACCGGCGTGCCCGCCGAGGTGCGGGTGCACTGCGACGCACGCGGCGGTGTCGTGTGGGAGCGCCACCTTCGCCTGCCGGGGCGGCGCGACGCCGCCGTCGTGCGCTCGACCAAGCTGCGCGGCCCGGACGGCGGCCTGCAGGAGCGCACGAGCGGCGGGCTGTCCATGGCGCTCGACGTGGTGGTGGAGGACGGGGCCCTGGTGTTCTACAGCCGCCGCTATTTCCTGGCGCTGGGCGCGTTCTGCGTGCCCATTCCCGATTGGCTCACGCCGGGGCGGTGCCGGGTCGAGCACCGCGACGAAGGGCCGGGCAAGTTCCGCTTCACCCTGGACATGGCGCACCCGCTGTGGGGCTGCACGTTTTTTCAAACCGGTGTGTTCACCGATCCCGAGGAGTGA
- a CDS encoding TIGR01777 family oxidoreductase, producing MDIVFIVLTVQALMGAFDNLWHHEWSARLPQRTSARHELLLHAAREAIYGVLFLGFAWVQWQGWWVLLPTALLAVEIVITAADFLEEDRSRRLPPAERVLHTLLAVSYGVLVGVIAPLFAAHATLPTGVVRVGHGAWSWLFTVAAVVVLAWSVRNAFAVVRLRAAVPSAEPLPVAAHGPAVLVTGATGFIGTALVRRLQGEGRRVIVWTRDPLQARATFGPQVWALDRLEDIPGETRIDAVVHLAGAPVLGRPWTRARRRQLVESRVGTARQLLGLMQRLHYPPAVLVGASAVGFYGVPAVDTPVDERGAPQPGRFQSDLCAQVERAAGAAQALGVRVVCLRMGLVLGPQGGAYSPLAWAARAGLGAVLGSGRQRVPWIHRDDAVGLVCHALSHPGMAGPVNAVAPDVPSQARFAAAMAASFGRPVLLRMPAWPLRAALGEMSELLLCGQHAVPRRALAEGYAFTHPSLAGALGALARPGTAAPGEPLRPAARPS from the coding sequence ATGGACATCGTTTTCATCGTTCTGACAGTGCAGGCCCTGATGGGGGCGTTCGACAACCTCTGGCACCACGAATGGTCCGCCCGCCTGCCGCAGCGAACCTCGGCCCGCCATGAGCTGCTGCTGCATGCGGCGCGCGAGGCCATCTACGGCGTGCTCTTCCTAGGGTTCGCCTGGGTGCAGTGGCAGGGCTGGTGGGTGCTGCTGCCGACGGCCCTGCTGGCGGTGGAGATCGTGATCACCGCGGCGGACTTCCTGGAGGAGGACCGCAGCCGCCGCCTGCCGCCCGCCGAGCGGGTGCTCCACACGCTGCTGGCAGTGAGCTATGGCGTGCTGGTCGGCGTGATCGCACCCCTGTTCGCGGCGCACGCGACCCTGCCGACCGGCGTGGTGCGGGTTGGGCACGGGGCCTGGTCCTGGCTGTTCACGGTGGCGGCCGTGGTGGTGCTGGCCTGGAGCGTGCGCAATGCGTTCGCCGTCGTGCGGCTGCGGGCGGCCGTGCCATCCGCTGAACCCCTGCCCGTTGCCGCCCACGGGCCTGCGGTGCTGGTGACGGGCGCCACCGGCTTCATCGGCACGGCGCTGGTGCGCCGGCTGCAAGGCGAAGGCCGGCGCGTGATCGTCTGGACGCGCGATCCGCTGCAGGCTCGCGCGACCTTCGGCCCGCAGGTCTGGGCGCTGGACCGCCTGGAGGACATCCCGGGCGAGACGCGCATCGACGCCGTGGTCCACCTGGCCGGCGCGCCGGTCCTGGGCCGGCCGTGGACCCGAGCGCGGCGCCGGCAACTGGTCGAGAGCCGGGTCGGGACGGCGCGGCAGCTCCTGGGGCTGATGCAGCGCCTGCACTACCCGCCCGCCGTGCTGGTGGGGGCGTCGGCCGTGGGTTTCTACGGTGTGCCTGCGGTCGACACGCCGGTGGACGAACGCGGCGCGCCGCAGCCCGGGCGCTTCCAGTCGGACCTGTGCGCCCAGGTGGAGCGCGCGGCAGGCGCGGCACAGGCCCTGGGCGTTCGGGTGGTCTGCCTGCGGATGGGCCTGGTGCTGGGGCCGCAGGGCGGGGCCTATTCGCCGCTGGCCTGGGCGGCACGGGCCGGACTCGGCGCCGTGCTCGGCAGCGGGCGGCAGCGCGTGCCGTGGATTCACCGCGACGATGCGGTGGGCCTGGTCTGCCATGCCCTGTCCCACCCCGGCATGGCCGGCCCCGTGAATGCCGTGGCACCGGACGTGCCCTCGCAGGCGCGGTTCGCCGCGGCGATGGCGGCCTCTTTCGGCAGGCCGGTGCTGCTGCGGATGCCGGCGTGGCCCTTGCGCGCCGCGCTGGGGGAGATGTCCGAACTCCTGCTCTGCGGGCAGCACGCGGTGCCCCGGCGCGCCCTCGCCGAGGGCTATGCGTTCACGCACCCCTCGCTGGCCGGCGCGCTGGGCGCCCTGGCCCGGCCCGGGACCGCGGCCCCGGGCGAACCGCTGCGCCCCGCGGCCCGGCCCTCCTGA
- a CDS encoding AbrB family transcriptional regulator → MLSFPPARILLTLALALAAAVVCLALHTPLPWMIGPLVATALLSISGVPTASSRRLRNAGQWTLGAVLGLYFTPQVTALVAGLWWAIALGVAWALFGGWLFGAWLYRVHAPHLQGVPAPVVRATSYFSGAIGAASEMTLLAEREHARTDLVAASHSLRLVIVTVTIPFALQFSGLHGLDLLPPAVRVVDVQGLALLAGLTGLGALAMDRLGRANPWFMGALLVSMGLAMAGVTLSAVPQALINAAQLVIGVSLGVRFRPGFLHTAPRWLGSVAIGTLVLLAVCALFAVALSRATGLHWVTMVLASAPGGIAEMSITAKVLQLGVPVVTAFQVCRLIAVLLLVAPLYRWIYPGDALAG, encoded by the coding sequence ATGCTCTCTTTTCCACCTGCCCGCATCCTTCTCACCCTGGCCCTGGCCCTTGCGGCTGCGGTGGTGTGCCTGGCCCTGCACACGCCACTGCCCTGGATGATCGGCCCGCTGGTCGCCACCGCGCTGCTGTCCATCTCGGGCGTGCCCACGGCCAGTTCGCGGCGCCTGCGCAATGCCGGGCAGTGGACTCTGGGCGCGGTGCTGGGCCTGTATTTCACGCCGCAGGTCACCGCGCTGGTGGCGGGGCTGTGGTGGGCGATCGCGCTGGGTGTGGCGTGGGCGCTGTTCGGGGGCTGGCTGTTCGGCGCGTGGCTGTACCGCGTGCATGCGCCGCATTTGCAGGGCGTCCCGGCGCCGGTGGTGCGCGCGACCAGCTATTTCTCGGGCGCCATCGGCGCGGCCTCGGAGATGACCCTGCTGGCCGAGCGCGAACACGCCCGCACCGACCTCGTGGCCGCCAGCCACAGCCTGCGGCTGGTGATCGTGACGGTGACCATTCCGTTCGCGCTGCAGTTCAGCGGCCTGCACGGCCTGGACCTGCTGCCGCCCGCCGTGCGCGTGGTGGATGTGCAGGGCCTGGCGCTGCTGGCCGGCCTCACCGGCCTGGGCGCGCTGGCGATGGATCGCCTGGGCCGCGCCAACCCCTGGTTCATGGGCGCGCTGCTGGTCTCGATGGGCCTGGCCATGGCGGGCGTTACGCTGTCGGCCGTGCCGCAGGCGCTGATCAACGCGGCGCAGCTGGTGATCGGCGTCAGCCTGGGGGTGCGCTTTCGCCCCGGCTTTTTGCACACCGCGCCGCGCTGGCTGGGCTCGGTGGCGATCGGCACGCTGGTGCTGCTCGCCGTGTGCGCCCTGTTCGCGGTGGCGCTGTCCCGGGCCACCGGGCTGCACTGGGTGACGATGGTGCTGGCCTCGGCCCCCGGTGGCATCGCCGAGATGTCGATCACCGCCAAGGTGCTGCAGCTGGGCGTGCCGGTGGTGACGGCCTTCCAGGTGTGCCGGCTGATCGCCGTGCTGCTGCTGGTGGCGCCGTTGTATCGGTGGATTTACCCGGGGGATGCGTTGGCCGGGTGA
- a CDS encoding Fic family protein, with amino-acid sequence MLWAPGGQNRPYKVPEAVTARHKVWYPYIRRYSSTVQAKGEAEQELLSLTAKVPWDDRFCQATTVASLSKPLMQAFLQEVDSALAADAADLSVEALGRQMNVVGGPAESPWPKNVGLLFFNEAPTDFFPGAQVDVVAFPQGTGGDVIVEKSFQGPLSRMVREALDYLQRNYLHETVAKHPQRAEATRAWNFPFAAVEEALVNAVYHRTYESHDPVEVRIGPDELVVLSYPGPDRSVRLEDLRTGRAVSRRYRNRRIGEFLKELRLTEGRATGIPKILKAMRANGSPEPVFETDDERLSFVVRLPVHPLAQPITAEVAAEVTAEVARLLGVLQGEMPRASLMDAVGLKHAEHFRKAYLLPALAAGLVERTMPDKPNSKNQRYRITASGTRWLRQHAGERVD; translated from the coding sequence GTGCTGTGGGCGCCCGGCGGGCAGAACCGGCCCTACAAAGTGCCGGAAGCGGTGACGGCCAGGCACAAGGTCTGGTACCCCTATATCCGCCGCTACAGCAGCACCGTGCAGGCCAAGGGCGAGGCGGAGCAGGAGCTGCTGAGCCTGACGGCCAAAGTGCCCTGGGACGACCGGTTTTGTCAGGCAACCACGGTGGCTTCGCTGTCCAAGCCGTTGATGCAGGCATTCCTGCAGGAGGTGGACAGTGCCTTGGCCGCTGATGCGGCCGACCTGTCGGTCGAAGCGCTGGGCCGGCAGATGAATGTGGTGGGCGGGCCTGCCGAGTCGCCCTGGCCCAAGAACGTGGGGCTGCTGTTCTTCAACGAGGCACCCACGGATTTCTTTCCGGGCGCACAGGTGGATGTGGTGGCGTTTCCTCAAGGCACTGGCGGGGATGTCATCGTCGAGAAGTCTTTCCAGGGCCCGTTGTCGCGCATGGTTCGCGAGGCGCTCGATTACCTGCAGCGCAACTACCTGCACGAAACGGTGGCCAAGCACCCCCAGCGGGCCGAGGCCACTCGGGCCTGGAATTTCCCGTTCGCGGCGGTGGAGGAGGCGTTGGTGAATGCGGTGTACCACCGCACTTACGAGAGCCACGATCCGGTGGAGGTCCGCATCGGCCCGGATGAACTGGTGGTGCTGAGTTACCCGGGGCCGGATCGGTCGGTGCGGCTGGAGGATCTGCGGACAGGCCGTGCCGTCAGCCGGCGCTACCGCAACCGGCGCATCGGTGAGTTCCTCAAGGAGCTTCGGCTCACGGAAGGCCGCGCCACGGGCATCCCGAAAATTCTCAAGGCGATGCGTGCCAATGGATCACCGGAACCGGTGTTCGAAACCGACGACGAGCGGTTGTCGTTCGTGGTGCGATTGCCGGTGCACCCGCTGGCCCAACCAATCACCGCGGAAGTCGCCGCGGAAGTCACCGCGGAAGTCGCGAGGCTTCTCGGGGTTTTGCAGGGGGAGATGCCCCGTGCGTCGTTGATGGACGCCGTGGGCCTCAAGCATGCGGAGCATTTCCGCAAGGCCTACCTGCTGCCCGCTCTGGCCGCGGGCCTGGTGGAAAGGACCATGCCGGACAAGCCGAACAGCAAAAACCAGCGCTACCGGATCACGGCGTCAGGCACCCGCTGGCTTCGGCAGCATGCAGGCGAGCGCGTTGATTGA
- a CDS encoding BTH_I0359 family protein: protein MHMLYDSETFVVVHMQPDAAADGAPKGWPTPPQLARHGFEIVDKRSGKEVYLDGSWAEMFQQQILAWQRDTPTQEEVEDTLDGYVGLAQNPVVVH from the coding sequence ATGCACATGCTCTATGACTCCGAAACCTTCGTGGTGGTCCACATGCAGCCGGATGCCGCGGCGGACGGCGCCCCCAAAGGCTGGCCCACCCCGCCCCAGTTGGCGCGCCACGGCTTCGAAATCGTGGACAAGCGCTCCGGCAAGGAGGTGTACCTGGACGGCTCGTGGGCCGAAATGTTCCAGCAGCAGATCCTGGCCTGGCAGCGCGACACCCCCACGCAGGAAGAAGTCGAGGACACGCTGGACGGCTACGTGGGGCTGGCGCAGAACCCGGTGGTGGTGCACTGA
- a CDS encoding DUF3108 domain-containing protein: MPRRVLVLLTLLVLAVHAWVLVGLPLGGGQDRGAPVRMAFHTRTVAPPPPPEPPAAPPPAEAAPAPAPPLRPAAAAKPRPRPAPARQPAAAPPAAPEPTAQAAEPPPGGDGPAPAASPAETTAMAPAADATAEAATAEAATPPAPTASAPTAPPTAAASAPTDSAQDSSAGVDIRPPGAGANTASTTPPPARLPDPVRLEFEVSGQAKKFNYRASAELLWRHDGARYEARQEIKAFLIGARSQTSTGQVTASGLQPERFGDKARSEQAAHFNFGQGRVTFSANTPQAAIGAGAQDRLSVFIQLGALLAAAPERYPDGTQITLTTVGARYADRWTFTVEGTEMLDLPRGATPALKLQRLPRKEYDQKAELWLAPSLGFLPARIRITQSNGDFADLRLSANAPP; this comes from the coding sequence ATGCCGCGCCGCGTCCTCGTCCTGCTGACCCTGCTGGTGCTGGCCGTGCACGCCTGGGTGCTGGTGGGCCTGCCCCTGGGCGGCGGACAGGATCGCGGCGCGCCGGTGCGCATGGCCTTCCACACCCGCACCGTGGCGCCACCGCCCCCACCTGAGCCGCCCGCCGCGCCGCCGCCGGCCGAAGCCGCCCCGGCGCCTGCACCGCCGCTCCGCCCGGCCGCAGCCGCCAAACCCCGGCCCCGGCCCGCCCCCGCGCGCCAGCCGGCCGCCGCCCCACCGGCGGCACCGGAGCCCACGGCGCAGGCCGCCGAACCGCCGCCGGGCGGCGATGGCCCGGCCCCGGCGGCCTCCCCCGCGGAAACCACCGCCATGGCCCCGGCCGCAGATGCCACGGCAGAGGCTGCCACCGCCGAGGCGGCCACGCCGCCCGCGCCAACGGCTTCGGCCCCGACCGCCCCACCGACCGCCGCGGCATCGGCCCCCACCGACAGCGCCCAGGACAGCAGCGCCGGCGTGGACATCCGACCGCCCGGCGCTGGCGCCAACACCGCCAGCACCACGCCACCGCCCGCGCGCCTGCCCGATCCGGTGCGCCTGGAGTTCGAGGTGAGCGGCCAGGCCAAGAAGTTCAACTACCGCGCCAGCGCCGAACTGCTGTGGCGCCACGACGGCGCCCGCTACGAAGCCCGGCAGGAGATCAAGGCCTTCCTGATCGGCGCACGCTCGCAGACCAGCACCGGCCAGGTGACCGCCAGCGGCCTGCAGCCGGAACGCTTCGGCGACAAGGCCCGCAGCGAACAAGCCGCTCATTTCAACTTCGGCCAGGGGCGCGTGACCTTCAGCGCCAACACGCCGCAGGCCGCCATCGGCGCCGGCGCACAGGACCGCCTGAGCGTGTTCATCCAGCTGGGCGCCCTGCTGGCCGCCGCCCCCGAGCGCTACCCCGACGGCACCCAGATCACCCTGACCACCGTGGGCGCGCGCTACGCCGACCGCTGGACCTTCACCGTGGAAGGCACCGAGATGCTGGACCTGCCCCGCGGCGCCACCCCCGCGCTCAAGCTGCAGCGCCTGCCGCGCAAGGAATACGACCAGAAGGCCGAGCTGTGGCTTGCGCCGTCGCTGGGCTTTCTGCCGGCGCGCATCCGCATCACGCAGTCCAACGGCGACTTCGCCGACCTGCGCCTGAGCGCCAACGCGCCGCCCTGA
- a CDS encoding IclR family transcriptional regulator, with product MDKERAGIQSVEVGFALLEGLTRSRGPLMLKDLAATAGMSAAKAHRYLVSFQRLGLVAQDPGTARYDLGPAALKLGLASLARLDAMRLARERMPALMDTIGHTLALAVWGNRGPTIVHWEESPQAVTANLRLGDVMPLLASATGRCFCAHLPREATAALLQEELAHAAKLGRTDLPTDAAAVDALLAEVRERGAARVVDTLLPGIVAFCAPVFDADGHLALGITTLGSIATFDPAWGGAIDAPLRAAAQALSRDLGHGCA from the coding sequence ATGGACAAGGAACGGGCAGGCATACAGTCGGTGGAAGTCGGCTTCGCCCTGCTGGAGGGGCTGACCCGGTCGCGCGGACCGCTGATGCTCAAGGACCTCGCGGCCACGGCCGGCATGAGCGCCGCCAAGGCGCACCGCTACCTCGTGAGTTTCCAGCGCCTGGGGCTGGTGGCGCAGGACCCGGGCACCGCACGCTACGACCTGGGACCGGCCGCCCTCAAGCTGGGCCTGGCCTCGCTCGCGCGGCTCGATGCGATGCGCCTGGCGCGCGAGCGCATGCCCGCGCTGATGGACACCATCGGCCACACCCTGGCGCTGGCCGTGTGGGGCAACCGCGGCCCGACCATCGTGCACTGGGAGGAATCGCCCCAGGCCGTGACCGCCAACCTGCGCCTGGGCGACGTCATGCCGCTGCTGGCCTCCGCCACCGGCCGCTGCTTTTGCGCCCATCTGCCGCGCGAGGCCACGGCCGCGCTGCTTCAGGAAGAGCTGGCCCACGCCGCCAAGCTGGGCCGCACCGATCTGCCCACCGACGCCGCCGCCGTCGACGCCCTGCTGGCCGAGGTGCGCGAGCGCGGCGCGGCCCGCGTGGTGGACACCCTGCTGCCGGGCATCGTCGCGTTCTGCGCCCCGGTGTTCGACGCCGACGGGCACCTGGCCCTGGGCATCACCACGCTGGGCTCGATCGCCACGTTCGATCCCGCCTGGGGCGGCGCCATCGACGCGCCGCTGCGCGCCGCCGCCCAGGCGCTGTCGCGCGACCTGGGCCACGGTTGCGCATGA